A stretch of DNA from Montipora capricornis isolate CH-2021 chromosome 1, ASM3666992v2, whole genome shotgun sequence:
aaagaagCCATTAAGTGCCACATATCACACATGTAAGGTAAATTATTAGTGTAATAGTCACCTGTGTTGCTACATGATGGGTTCCATGGATTAGTTTTGTCATTACACCATTCCAACTTTCAAATCCAAAACAAGAGAAAGCCCACAAGGGCCCTGCAAGCCTAACACTGCTTGTCAAATGTTTGCATGCATTATGGACATTGATGGTGCATGCTCCTTTACCTAAATAAAAATACAGATAAATTAAATACTGTATACAGACTTcttttttctgaaaacacaatcGTCAAAATTAGACTTGCAAAAAGGGAACCATTGCATTTTTCAATTCTTCAAtctaaacaaaaattattaatctTTTCAGTGCACAGAGAAACACACTGGAGAGTAACAGGGCAATACTGAACAGGAGGGAAAATGCAGTATGGAACTAAACCAAAATAAACCGGAACAATACTGAAACAAGGTGGAATGACACCAAAATGAAACGGACTGGGCAAGAATGGTACtggaatataccggaatgacaccggacGCAAATGTGGCTGATCGAATGACACTGGAATAATTATAGCAGAATAAACATGAGAATGCCAAAATGTGCTGTTTTAGTTTGTGCTGACCAATTTTTGGTTGTTACTATTTCTATTCAACTTTTGTTTGCGTCAAATGATTCCCCAAAGGAATTATGTTGTTTAAAttgccttttgtaacatttggagcactttgataaattattttcataaattataattttattccaACTTTCAAGTGTTTCAATTATTTAGTGGTTTAGTGAGAAATTTGCTGTggaactacaatcttggacagaataaaatggaaaagaaatgccccctctcccccaaatcaaggatgaaaaattaaggtgcgtgaaggccaaaacgcgccattttcccatcactgattttggggggaggggtgggctcaatgttccatttactttgtccaagattgtagataaGTATAGTTTTTTGTGAACAAATAGCAAGTCTTGTTTGGATCTAAATAAACTACGAAAAGTTGTAGTGTGCCCTGCAAAGTAAATGATGGCTGCCAGTCTATTAACATTTCTACAATTCCCAATAAAAAATTCCTTGATTCTACATAGTGTTGTGATGtaattgaatttaaaaaaaaaacctttaagaAACAATTGGTACCATAATAAATTTGAGTGAGGCAGTAGAATTCTTCAAGCTGCCTATCTGCCATAAAAAGGTGGGCCTGTGTTACTGGCTGCTGAAGAAGGAAATACACTGAAGTGGACAGGAGGGCATAATGACTGTAATATTCATCTGGCAGAATCCCCTTTAGCACAGGAAGTGAGTAGTACAACAACCATGATCGCACTTCAGAAGCTGTCAAATTAAAGACAAaggtaattgagcattatttaattttttcaattatgagtaagataaataataaaattgcaATTAATAATGCCCTTTTCAATGACATAATACAAGAGAAAGTTACTTTAAATATTTTCCAAAGAATCTTCAATAATGATGGTCAAGGGAAACAATTCTCAAGATTCAAGGGAGAGAAATCTAACTACCTATCTACCTAGTTAGAAATCTAACTAACTActtcgcgactccgcccaatacggaatatattttctcccaactagctgtcaatataatgtggtattgctgtctcaaaatcgcaattagtttatAAGGTACAGTGTACTTTGGAATCAAGAATAGAAAGGATCAAaccaaatacatgtatttacctTTCCAATACTTCCTGTCTTTTACCAAGCTGCGAGGCAATCGTGATATGAAGTCAGGTGGTTGACACTTTGATAACCGCTCATCGATAAGAGATATTTTGTCGCCTATGTAAAACTTCtcatttttgtactttttatCAAACCACAAGGCAAACAGCATTTTGACAATTCCAAGCAGCACACTGTGCATATAATCCAATGGCATTCCATTGATAATATCAAAACCATCAACACACAAACCTTtttgaacaataaaataaattttaattaatacaTATTTTACACCTTTAATACAATATTGTACTTGGTAACAAATGCATGTGAGTATAATTTCAAAGTCAGACAAGCATAATTAAGACAGGGAATTTCATTTCAAGTTTGAGAATGAACCATTTGTAATGTCCCACAATAATTATAacaagacaataattattggtttCATGCATATTGTGCATTTAGTAGTGGCTTCTGATTATATTCATGTACAAGtccatgaaaatgaa
This window harbors:
- the LOC138051551 gene encoding uncharacterized protein, producing MLFALWFDKKYKNEKFYIGDKISLIDERLSKCQPPDFISRLPRSLVKDRKYWKASEVRSWLLYYSLPVLKGILPDEYYSHYALLSTSVYFLLQQPVTQAHLFMADRQLEEFYCLTQIYYGKGACTINVHNACKHLTSSVRLAGPLWAFSCFGFESWNGVMTKLIHGTHHVATQVVSAVKAMRMITVMENENMAESSEDVISLMQTLDGSDRLHVVVD